The following is a genomic window from Sciurus carolinensis chromosome 3, mSciCar1.2, whole genome shotgun sequence.
CCCACCCCAACCTCTCCTGCCAGCAGTTCCAAGCTCTTGTTGCCAGTGGCCAGGTCAGAACTGGGCTTGAGTGTGTATGTTTATCATTTAGGGAAAGCTAGGCTTATACAGAGCTGCACATAGCTGTTCTGTATCCCAGCTTCACACAGGGATCTGTGGCAACAGGACTATGAGGCTACAAGGTGGGTGCCACACCGGTGGGGCAGCCTGGTGTCTTGAACAACTGATGTGCACCATCCAAAAGCACCAAGTCCTGTGTGGACTCAGAAATACGTGACTGCATGACTATTAGGCCCTAAACTTGGCAAATGCATGGTCTAACCCAGACCTTGTATGGAGTGAGAGTCAgcccagaaaaagaaacatgttgCCCAGAGACAGGGCAGCACCATGGGGTTTGGTGGCCCTGTGGTAGTGGACAACATAGAGGGGAGTTGTCTCCACAATAGAGACACAAGAAGTCTGCTAGACACCATGGCATgctcctgtcatcccagccatttgggaggcttaggtgggaggatggcaaattcaaggccagcctgaatcacttggcaagatcctgtttcaaaaaacaaaaagggcttgagatgtagctcagtagtgaagtGCTTACCTGGCCAGTACacggccctaggtttgatccccaaaattaaaaaaaaaaaaaaaaaaaaaaaatgcctgcaaCACCTGGCAGGGTGGTGcttgcctatagtcccagctactcaggaggctgaggcaggaggatcacaagttcaaggtcaacctaggcaacttagaccctgtctcaggtAAAAAAtactgagatgtagctcagtgatagagcccaaacagaaaaaagaaaaaatatatatgcatgaatGAAGAGGtccctttatttttcacatttgtgcacatgtatgtatgcatacatgcTTGTATGCATACATACATCCTACCCCGCAGGTTTTCAAAACCAGCCTATTCTGGAATTGCAGCTATGACAGGCTGATCAGACCATGCAGACCATTCAGTCATCCCTAAAGAGAAGTCACTGGCCTTGCCCCCAGTGTGAGGCCAAACCTCTCCTGGAGAACTTACAGACTATCACACTGACTCAGATATTGTCTTCAGTTTTCAGTCTACAGGTACCTGCTGAGCATCCGTGAAGTGCCCAGGACTGGGCTGGCCCCCAAGACTGACAGAAATCCACCCGGCCTCCTCTACTCCAGTGTGAGGACAAAAGTTAAGACAAGAACCATTCAACACATAAATACAAGATGTATGAGGAAGGCAAGTCTTAGCCAAAACAGGCCCCTGGTCCAGCCTGAGGGGCTGCCTGAGAAGGGGTGCTGGGCCCAGAGAtccagaggcccaggagggaggaccagggaaggggagaggcaCAGGAACTGCGCCAGCAGGAGCAGATGCAATGATCCTGGGCTCAAGAGGCGGGGGTAAATGGTGAAATCAAAGAAGTGGAGAGGGATCAGACCAGGCCACACAGGCATTGGGTGCCCCGAAGGCAGGTTCTTCAGAGGCTGGGGCTGAAATGGGGATGGCCCGAGCCAGAGACGGGCAGGTGGTGTTTGGAGACAGAGTCCCACCCATGGGCTGCTTAGGACCACATTTGGCCTCCTGGTCTCTGGCCATCTTCTGGGTGTCCTGTCTTCAGGCCCTTGGCTGCACCTAAGTGTCTCTGCCCACCCCTGGAGTCCTTGGTAGGATTTCTTTCTCAGATCCCCAATCTCATTAGTGTGTGTCAGAGAGGAGAGTCATAATCCGTTCAAAGGCAGCAGGATAAATGGCTGGACCAGCACCCTGCTGACCCAGGTTCAGCCCCTGGCACCTGCGGCTCCCTGAGACCTGACCAACACTTGGTGAGTACTGACTAACACAGTTGCCTTTCCCGGCAGCCAGGCATCTGCCCATCTgccctggggtggggagagatgATGGGCCTTCACCCCCAAGGCTGAGTTCTGTGTCTTCAGGAGTCCATCCCCACCCTGTCCTTCAGAGAGGAAGCCTACCAGTGTCGAATGGTGGTGCCAGTGTTCCTAAGACCAGTGATGGCCTGGGAGCCTGGGGCCCCAAGTGACCAGCCAGCTGACTGGCACCAGCCCCCGACTAAGCCGGGCTAGGACAACTCAGGAGGTATTACCATGGGAACAGCATAGTTGGAGCTCTGTTCAGGCCCAAGCTGCCCGTGGCCTGGGGCTGGAGAGGTGGTCCGGCTGGGTCTGGGGTGTCTGGAAAGTGAGGGATGGGTGCCACAGAGGTTGGTCGAGCAGCCAGCACTACCAGGCTTCTGAGCCCTGGTTCCTCCCAGACTGGTGCTGGCCCCAGGGACAGGGCCTTGTGTAGAGGAAGTGGGGCCCCTGGGATTGGGCGGACCCTGCCATGCCCTCTCAGCAAGGCCATGGTCGTCTCCACCCCGGTGCTCCAGCCAGCAGCAGCCCAAGGCTGCAGTCAGGCACCCCACCCCACAAAATGGCAGGACAGGAAAGAGGAGCCCATAAGGTAGACCCTGGGGCACCTGGGGTCAGGGGCAGTGTCCTCTGTCCATGTCATGTGCACAGCCTCAGCACCTCTGGCTCTATGTGGGCTATGCAGTTCCCTGGGAGATTAGGAGTTTCTCTCTGATGCTAATAGGCTTAGAGAAAGCTGAGGTGCCCTTGACCAAGGTCACTGGGACATGGGCATTCAGGGAGTGGCTCTGGGAAGGGGTGTCATCAGCAGCCGAGTCCAACGCCAGAGCCATTGTCCCCCGTGAAATGGAGCCAGGAGGATAAAGGCATCTGGTTCTGAGAGGGCCCTTCCCAGAGCGCCCACTTTGTGAGCCACTGTTAACTCTCCATGTCCCAAACCCATGTCCCAAGGGCAGATGATAAACAGAGTAAGCACATCACTATGAGTACAGTCAGTCACAGGATCACATGGACAAGTcatggtataaataaataaatcagggcCTGAAGCACAGTGACTGTGAGGCAGGGGGCAGGGAAGGCCTTCCCAAGAGGGGAACTGGAGCCCCTGAGGGTAGATTGTCAGGAAGGAAAGACCAGAGGCCAGTGTGGCCCAAGAAGAGGCTGCTGAGCCCGACCTGCAAAGCCTGGAAGGGGACCTCATTTGAGTCTCATCCCAGTTCTAGCAGGAGCCCCCGGAAGGCTCTCAACAGAGTGACATGGTTGGATTAAATGTCAGTCATGGGCAAAGGGGGAGGGGTATGGGCCTCAAGGGTCTCCGGCAGCCACCTGCACAGAACAAGGAGGTGAGGGGCCCTGATTTAGGACATGGAGGGGCCAGGAGGATGGGTTTGGCATGGACTGGTTGTGTGAGGCTGGATGAGCAAGACCAGAGACACCAGGGTTGCAGAGAGACGGCCTGAGTGATGTGTAGCAGTAGGGACCTTCTGGGGGCCAAGTGGCAAACGAAAGTTCTGGGGGTGCACCCAAGTGGAGCTGGAAGGCGTTCTCCAGGGTGGGGCTGCTATCTCAGGCACACTGGAGGATGGCCGGTGGTGCTGTCTTGGATTCTCTGTTCTGTGGGTTGCAACCCCAACAGAGCAGGAGGGCTGACCAGAACCCCTGGGTGGTCTGACCCCAGCCATATGAGGAGTCCGGGCCACTCTGAGGAAGTCCAGAAGCCAAGGGTTACCATAGTGTCTCTGCCAGCCTCACCATGAACCTGGAGCTACCCAAGGCGGAGATCCGACCAGCTACCAGGGTGGTTGGAGGACCCGTCACTCCCAGGAAAGGACCACCCAGATTTAAGCAGCGGCAAACCAGGCAGTTCAAAAGCAAGCCCCCCAAGAAGGGCGTCCAAGGGTAAGCAGAGCGGGGGCAGCCTCAGAAAGCCAGTCCCCGGGGCTGCCCAGGAAGtggggaggcagggcctggggaggagTTCAGCCACCTTGTAACTGGGGAAAGGCAGCTCCTGAAGGTCTGAGCCAGTCAGAGCCCCAGCTACTGGCTCAACTTGGGGATGTGTGTGCACCCTACCACTGTACTCCCTGTGCACACACAAACAGGCCACACCCACATGCACACGGAGAAGTGCTACTTTTTGCTGCTATAATGAAGGTTGGCACTTGATGCAGGAAAGAGGTTTCTTTGGCTCAGGTGTGGAGGCTGAGTCTCCCTGGTGGAGCCACTCCATCAGATTAGCCTCTGGTTAGGGCCCCATGCCTACATCACAGCATGGTGGATGGTGTCATGGCAGGGCTGCCAGGGACAAATCACATGGTGAGATGGGACACCAGGCTCAAGTTTTATGACAGCCTCACTCTGTTCTGCGGAGTTATAGCCCACTAATTCCCATTGACCTAATCATGTCCCACTAGACACCTCTTAAAGACCCACCACCTCTCCATACTAAattctggggaccaagcctccagtACTGAACCTTCGAGCACAAGCCACATTCCAACCAGAGCAGCACACTCAGACACACTGCTCTCTACCCACCCAGAAGCCCTCATGCTGTGCTCTTGCAATCTTGCAAAGGCATACACCTGCCCACCCGCTCACTCCCCCTTTGCTGGGCTCAGCCTGTGCTCCTGGAAGGAACCCTCAGgcctgcctggcacacagcaggaggTTGGGGAGGAGACCTGTCTCTGTCCACTGGGCTCCCAGCCTGCACCTGGTCTCTTGGGAGGGCTAGGTCCTGAACTTGGACCACTCTTCCTGACTGTTCTGTCCTTGCAGGTTTGGGGATGACATCCCTGGAATGGAAGGCTTGGGAACAGGTATCCCCATGGCTAGTGCTGTCCTGAGGGTTTTCCCAGGTCCCCCCAGGCATGCCTGGGGCCCACAGCCCGGCAACCCCAGCTTCCCCCAGCTTCTTACCTAGGCCACTGTCCCCCTGGCTTGCCTCTCGCTTCTTCCCCCAACATCGAGCTTTACTTCCCACTGAGTGGGGCTGTTCCCATGGGGGCGCACATATACTAAGCGCCGGAATGAGATCCCTGCTGCCCTTCCCCCTCAGCCATCCGCGCTGGCATGGGGACAGGAGGGCAGGGGCGGGGTTCCTGGGCCATGGATCCTCCTGACCACGTGCTTCCTGCAGACATCACAGTCATCTGCCCCTGGGAAGCCTTCAACCACCTGGAGCTTCACGAGCTGGCCCAGTACGGCATCATCTAGCCAGACCCTCTGGGGTCCTGGACCCTCCCCTTGCCCACTGTGAGCTCTGCTCAACATCCCGCCAGGGGCCCCAGCACAGCTGGCCCCTGACCTCTGAGGGCGGGTGATCTTCGGCCCTGGATGGTAGTTGCCAGGAGCACACCACCTACCCCAAGATACCCTGCTGACCTCCTGGAGACCCTGGCCCACCCCCTCAGGtctgcagggagaggggaggtgggCTCCGGCCCCAAGCCTTCCCCTCCTCATGGCTGGAACAGAGGGAGACCAGGAGCGTCCCCCACTCCCAGCCCCTGTGCTGCTCCCCTCAGCTACTCCAGCTGGACCAGGGGTTGGCCATGGTGGGTGTTGAGAATCCTGCCGTGCAGTGAATGAGGCCCTTCATCATCAGCCTTTCCAACGTGGCCCACCCTTCTTGTCCCCATGTCACAATAAAATGAGCATGTCCTTGCTTGTCTGGGTGTGTTTGTTGGGTCGGACCCTGGGGTGCGGGCTGTGCTGGCAGGAATGCCTGGAGGGACGCTCGgggccctgggcagggcaggaggggctGGCCAGGTGGAGGGGTATGACCCACGGACAACCGCCCCACAGAGCTGCCCCCAGCAGCCTCAGACACGCAAGCCAGCCTGCCTCCCTCACTCCTAGGGACTAGTCAGTGAAGCATGTGGATGGTCGGAGCGGGCCTCATCAAGAAGGAGGTGCCAGACAGCACGAGTCAGGCGCTCTGTCTCCACTTCACAGGGGAGGAAACCCAGACCCCAGCCCACCCTTGGACTGTGCCCACTACAGCTAGCACACACCCAGCGTGACCTGGAGCTTCCACCTAGCAGCACAGCAGCATGGGCCACACTGCACTCTGCACGTGTGCCCCAGAGGCTGGGTGGTGGCACTGCATGCCTCCTCGGGAGGGCTGGGGGTCGTGAGGTCCACCCCACAGCAATGGCTGCATGTGACTCAGAGTGCCCTCTGTCATTCCACTTTCAAGAGATgaagtcaggggctggggttgtggctcagtgacagagcgctcacccagcatgcatgaggccctgggttcgatcctcagcaccacataaaagtaaaataaaggtactgtgtccacctaggactgaaaaaaagaagagatgaagTCAGAGCAGGGCTGACAGACGGGGGAGTCTGGGTGACTGGGACTTCCCGTCTTGACCAGGTGGTGGTCTGTGGTGTGAGAGTTCCTCACGCAGCCACTTGAGATTGGCAGTTTATTGAACGAATAAGGCCCCTCAACAAGTGATTTACTCTTCCCCACAAACAGACATCTGGCAGGAGGAGCCGGGCCTCACCCTTGCACCAAGGACCAGAAAGAGGGAGGTGGCCCTCAGGGCAGGCAAGTGCCAGCAGTGAGGCAATGGGGTCTGGGGCTGAGCAGAGACAAGGTGGGGTGTGTTGGGAGGCAGAAGTGGGAGGCAGGAACACCCACCCCATGCTCTTCCCACCAGCCAGACAGGAGGCAGACATGGTCAGACACAGACCCCCACAGACTTTGCCTGGAGCAGGGTGATTTAGGTGGGTCCTCAGGCAGTCAGAGCTGTCGGGCAGGTGGCCAGTCTAGCTGGCCcttgggatgacaggtgtggcaGAGGCCAGAGGCCTAGGGAGCAGTGGcctggcagaggaggagggggtATGTCTTTGATCCCAGTCCTACAGGTGAGGGAGACCTGGATCCCATCTGCACCACAGCTTCTCCTTGGCCCTGCTTGGCATCTGTGCTCACAGAGGAGCAGGCTCTGTGGCCTCCACTGCCTTGTGGGCAGCTAGGGCCCTCAGTAGCCAGGTGGCCAGCAGGAGCTCAGTCCCCTGGATCAGCACGATGGCGATGGCACAGCCGCCCAGGGCCGGCACGTTCCTGTGGAGCCACCGCAGGAGCACAGGCCCACAGCCCTCCAGGTGCACAACACGCCCGGCTGCATCCTCATCCAGGCGCAGTGCCCCAAAACCACACCGGGTGTTCATCGAAGCCCCATCTTCCCTGGGGTTGAtgcagcaggaggcagggaggctgcaggCCTGCATCCCCGGAGAGCTGCAGTTAAAGTACCTGCAAGGTGCACAAAGCTCAGTCCTGAGGAGGTTATCTCCTGCCCATTTTCAAACTCAGGCCACACGCACAGGCAGATGCACCAGAATGCAGGCCCACACATGAACACATGCATACCCTTacatgtgcacacgcacacacgcggACGCAGGGCACCCGGCTTCCTGGATCCCCGTGCCTGACGGCCCCCTGCTCTTTTGGGTAGGCGAAGTGGCTGTGTGACCAGAAGGGAAGTGTTTAGTGAGAGGGCTGAAGGGGCAGACAACGTTTGATGAGGACTGGCTGAGGAGACTTACTACAGATGCTGCGAGTTCATCTGAGATGGCAGAGTTGCAGCAGAAGGTGGACAGAGCTCGGACAGAGGCTTCCAGGATGGTCTGAATGTCTCACGGGAAGTGGCAGTACTGAGTAGTGACAAGGGGCAGGGGGCTCTGAGGAGCTCCAGGCAGCTGGGGAGCATTGCTGCAGGGGGTCCTCAAGGGCCCCAGGCCTCCCATGGGTATCCAGAGACTTGCACGCAGGCCTGGTTTGGTGGGGCTGGACCTCATCTATCTGGCCCCTGCTGAGGAGCCCCACGGGGGACCCACACCAGCTCACAGGCTAACTCAGCCATCAGTGGAGGGCACCTCGCTGCAGGGAGAGCTCACAGCAGCCTGTGGGAACTTTGCAAAGCACGGTGACGTTGAAGGACCCAACTAGTCCTAGCAACTCCTGAGAGCAAATGGCCAGTTTTGGAGTCTCCTCTGAGTCCCTCTCTGTGGCCAGCTGT
Proteins encoded in this region:
- the Pde6g gene encoding retinal rod rhodopsin-sensitive cGMP 3',5'-cyclic phosphodiesterase subunit gamma, encoding MNLELPKAEIRPATRVVGGPVTPRKGPPRFKQRQTRQFKSKPPKKGVQGFGDDIPGMEGLGTDITVICPWEAFNHLELHELAQYGII